In bacterium, a single genomic region encodes these proteins:
- a CDS encoding isocitrate/isopropylmalate dehydrogenase family protein, with the protein MAKYRIAMLPGDGIGKDVMDACQIVLDKLELDAEYLPGDIGWKFWCTEGDPLPKRTIELLKKTDCCLFGAITSKPKEEAEAELVPALRNKGLVYSSPIVRLRQEFNLATNLRPCKAYAGNPLNYRDDIDLVVFRENTEDLYSGIEFYPLPDEVREVLCKHQPKMKRFNQAASDELAVSLRIITQQASRNIVRKAFEYAQQHGYKSVTVVEKPNVIRETSGLFVREARKVSRDFPGIALWEANIDAMCMWLIKNPQDYGVLVTSNMFGDIISDLCAQLVGGLGFSSSGNIGDTYAIFEPTHGSAPKYAGQYKVNPTAMLLTAKLMLDWLGESEMAGRLENGVAAVLREGKIATYDMGGKSSTLEMARAVAEKL; encoded by the coding sequence ATGGCCAAGTACCGTATTGCCATGCTGCCGGGCGATGGCATCGGCAAGGATGTCATGGATGCCTGTCAGATTGTGCTGGACAAGCTCGAGCTGGATGCAGAGTATCTTCCCGGCGACATCGGCTGGAAATTCTGGTGCACGGAAGGAGATCCGCTGCCCAAGCGAACGATTGAGCTGCTGAAAAAAACCGATTGCTGTCTCTTCGGCGCCATCACCTCCAAACCCAAAGAAGAGGCGGAGGCTGAATTAGTCCCTGCGTTGCGCAACAAGGGGTTGGTGTACAGCAGTCCGATCGTACGATTGCGTCAGGAATTCAACCTGGCCACCAATCTGCGTCCCTGCAAAGCCTATGCCGGCAATCCGTTGAACTATCGCGATGACATCGATCTGGTGGTTTTCCGGGAAAACACCGAGGACCTGTACAGCGGCATCGAGTTTTATCCTCTGCCTGATGAAGTGCGCGAGGTGTTGTGCAAACATCAGCCCAAGATGAAGCGCTTCAACCAGGCCGCCAGCGATGAACTGGCGGTTTCTCTGCGCATCATCACACAACAGGCCAGCCGGAATATTGTGCGCAAGGCTTTTGAATATGCACAGCAGCATGGATATAAAAGCGTCACCGTCGTGGAAAAGCCCAATGTGATACGCGAAACCAGCGGTCTGTTTGTCCGCGAGGCGCGCAAGGTCAGCCGCGATTTTCCGGGCATCGCCCTGTGGGAAGCGAACATCGACGCCATGTGCATGTGGCTGATCAAAAATCCGCAGGACTATGGCGTGCTGGTGACCAGCAACATGTTCGGTGACATTATCTCTGATCTGTGCGCGCAGTTGGTGGGCGGATTGGGGTTCAGCTCCAGCGGCAACATCGGCGATACTTATGCGATCTTTGAACCCACCCACGGATCAGCGCCCAAATATGCCGGACAGTACAAGGTCAATCCCACCGCCATGCTGCTCACCGCCAAACTGATGCTGGACTGGTTGGGTGAAAGCGAAATGGCCGGCCGTTTGGAAAATGGGGTGGCTGCTGTGCTGCGTGAAGGCAAAATCGCCACCTATGATATGGGTGGCAAGAGCAGTACGTTGGAGATGGCCCGCGCGGTGGCGGAAAAGCTGTAA
- a CDS encoding UPF0164 family protein, with translation MKWTMYCNAFGFLLALASVLSAQSGSGLTALQIGSSSRATAMAEAATALIDDAASPFWNPAGLARLGRRQLHVTHNAWIQGVRHEALAVASSSRRWSWGVHALLTSVDDIEQRTIASEEPLSTFSSHTVALGMTLARSLGEKLSLGLNLRYLYEKIYTESANGYSVDFGAQYQTPLSGLRLGAAVQNLGSTSTLYLEKLNLPETMRIGAGYTIPLAEGASRLLLAADYVKVFDKDSYVNAGLEIWPLAILAMRAGYASNHSNRDLSMGFGLALNSLVMDYAYVPFKQGLGTTHQFSITFDF, from the coding sequence ATGAAATGGACCATGTATTGCAACGCCTTTGGCTTTCTTCTGGCACTCGCCTCTGTGCTGTCGGCTCAGTCCGGCAGCGGCCTGACCGCGCTGCAGATCGGCAGCAGCAGCCGTGCCACCGCGATGGCCGAGGCCGCCACTGCCCTCATTGATGATGCCGCTTCGCCGTTCTGGAATCCGGCCGGGTTGGCCCGGCTTGGCCGACGCCAGTTGCATGTTACCCATAACGCCTGGATTCAGGGCGTCCGCCACGAGGCGTTGGCTGTGGCTTCATCCAGCCGGCGCTGGAGTTGGGGCGTTCATGCTCTGTTGACCAGCGTGGATGACATCGAACAACGCACCATCGCCTCGGAGGAGCCGTTATCCACCTTCTCCAGCCATACCGTTGCCTTGGGCATGACCCTGGCGCGTTCGCTGGGTGAGAAGCTCTCGCTCGGTCTGAACCTTCGCTATCTCTATGAAAAGATCTACACTGAAAGTGCAAACGGTTATAGCGTGGATTTCGGCGCTCAGTATCAGACCCCCTTATCAGGGCTGAGACTGGGTGCAGCGGTGCAAAACCTGGGTTCCACATCCACGCTGTACCTGGAAAAGCTGAATCTGCCGGAAACCATGCGCATCGGCGCCGGCTACACCATCCCTCTGGCTGAGGGCGCTTCGCGCCTGCTGTTGGCTGCGGATTATGTCAAGGTGTTTGACAAGGACAGCTATGTGAACGCAGGTTTAGAGATCTGGCCTCTGGCTATACTGGCCATGCGCGCCGGCTATGCGTCCAATCACAGCAATCGTGACCTGAGCATGGGGTTCGGCCTGGCGTTGAATTCTCTGGTCATGGACTATGCTTATGTACCTTTCAAACAGGGGCTTGGAACTACTCATCAGTTTTCCATAACATTTGATTTTTAA